A single genomic interval of Mycolicibacterium sp. MU0053 harbors:
- a CDS encoding pyridoxamine 5'-phosphate oxidase family protein, with protein sequence MNHFHAGELAVQQRMGQSDIAAKVGNGIHRDIPEAAANFLAEQPMVVVGAADAGGRLWASELVGPPGFVRAVDQRTIAVAAHPAPGDPLAAALTRPTRIGMIALQPQRRRRMRANGAVAARGDGLLVTVDQVYSNCPKYISRRHLESFTPEVERSAPRRAAGLDERQRRMIAEADTFFVATADADGNADASHRGGNPGFVQVLSANRLRWPDYRGNSLFMTLGNIEVNPHCGLLVMDWASGATLQLTGVAQLVWEPDTFTDAAQCFVEFNLSEVVERDGPGPLRWSAPELSPANP encoded by the coding sequence ATGAATCATTTCCACGCGGGTGAGCTCGCCGTACAGCAACGCATGGGTCAATCGGATATCGCCGCGAAGGTCGGCAACGGCATCCACCGCGACATTCCCGAGGCTGCCGCGAACTTCCTCGCCGAACAGCCGATGGTGGTGGTCGGCGCCGCCGACGCGGGCGGCCGGCTGTGGGCGAGCGAACTCGTCGGGCCGCCGGGCTTCGTGCGTGCCGTCGACCAGCGGACGATCGCCGTGGCCGCCCACCCCGCCCCGGGCGATCCGCTGGCGGCCGCCCTGACCCGGCCCACCCGGATCGGGATGATCGCCTTACAACCGCAGCGGCGACGGCGGATGCGGGCCAACGGCGCCGTCGCTGCCCGCGGTGACGGCCTGCTCGTCACCGTTGATCAGGTGTACTCCAACTGCCCGAAGTACATCTCGCGCAGGCACCTCGAATCATTCACCCCGGAAGTCGAGCGGTCCGCGCCCCGGCGCGCCGCCGGGTTGGACGAGCGGCAGCGGCGGATGATCGCCGAGGCCGACACGTTCTTCGTCGCCACCGCGGACGCCGACGGCAACGCCGACGCCTCCCACCGCGGCGGCAATCCCGGCTTCGTGCAGGTACTCTCGGCCAACCGGTTGCGCTGGCCGGACTACCGAGGTAACTCGCTGTTCATGACGCTCGGCAACATCGAGGTGAACCCGCACTGCGGGCTTCTCGTAATGGACTGGGCGTCCGGCGCCACCCTCCAACTGACCGGCGTCGCCCAACTGGTCTGGGAGCCGGATACTTTCACCGATGCCGCCCAGTGCTTCGTCGAATTCAACCTCTCCGAGGTGGTCGAACGTGACGGGCCCGGTCCGCTGCGTTGGAGCGCACCGGAACTCTCCCCCGCCAATCCCTGA
- a CDS encoding VOC family protein, translating into MTTTAPQLATGHVGLNVSDLQQSADFYRRALGFEQLAASSDESKQWAFLGHDGTLVLTLWQQSSGAFATDTPGLHHLSFQVDSVEQVRAVESALRELAVDFAHDGVVAHGEGLPSGGIFFTDPDGIRLEVYAPTGAESAPAPNGAAPTCGFF; encoded by the coding sequence ATGACCACCACCGCACCCCAGCTCGCGACCGGACACGTCGGGCTCAACGTGTCGGACCTGCAACAGTCGGCCGACTTCTACCGCCGCGCCCTCGGCTTCGAGCAATTGGCCGCAAGTTCCGACGAGTCGAAACAGTGGGCCTTCCTCGGTCACGACGGCACGCTGGTGCTCACGCTCTGGCAGCAGAGCAGCGGCGCGTTCGCCACCGACACGCCCGGCCTGCACCACCTGTCGTTCCAGGTCGACAGCGTCGAGCAGGTGCGGGCCGTGGAATCGGCGCTGCGCGAGCTCGCCGTCGACTTCGCCCACGACGGGGTGGTCGCCCACGGCGAGGGGCTGCCATCGGGCGGCATCTTCTTCACCGATCCGGACGGAATCCGGCTCGAGGTCTATGCACCCACCGGCGCCGAGTCGGCACCCGCGCCGAACGGTGCGGCACCGACGTGTGGCTTCTTCTGA
- a CDS encoding CGNR zinc finger domain-containing protein: protein MRDPRPHVGEPLALDLLNTQWVDDGPRDLLTDVAGLRIWLTSAGLSGRATADTRTLEALLTARTAILDAVRHGGQDALNEVLDHGRIRRRLTDDGPVDLPDVADPAWLPAWVAADNLLHLLATAPDRIRQCAHPDCVLYFLDTSKNATRRWHSMAICGNRAKAARHYARRS from the coding sequence GTGCGCGATCCACGGCCCCACGTCGGCGAACCGCTGGCGTTGGACCTGCTGAACACCCAATGGGTGGACGACGGCCCACGCGATCTGCTCACCGACGTGGCCGGGCTGCGGATCTGGCTGACGTCGGCGGGTCTGTCCGGCCGCGCGACCGCCGACACCCGGACGCTCGAGGCTCTGCTGACCGCACGCACCGCGATCCTGGACGCGGTCCGGCACGGCGGCCAGGACGCGCTCAACGAGGTCCTCGACCACGGCCGGATCCGCAGGCGCCTGACCGACGACGGTCCCGTCGACCTGCCGGACGTTGCCGACCCCGCCTGGCTGCCCGCCTGGGTCGCCGCGGACAACCTGCTGCACTTGCTCGCGACCGCGCCCGACCGGATCCGGCAGTGTGCCCACCCCGATTGCGTGCTGTATTTCCTCGACACGTCCAAGAACGCCACGCGCCGTTGGCATTCCATGGCCATCTGCGGTAACCGCGCAAAGGCTGCCCGGCACTACGCCAGGCGGTCGTAA